One window of Nocardia nova SH22a genomic DNA carries:
- the otsB gene encoding trehalose-phosphatase, whose product MHPGEPAGPVIDTRRYDAVIFDMDGVVTDTAAVHAAAWTEIFDRFLGSRDPLPGENLTPFTAADYQDCVDGKPRYDGVADFLAARGISLPRGDSSDPPGTATVCGLGNAKDEMFRAHLAESGVRVFDGTVALVHRLRAAGVRTAVFSASRHAGQVLEAAGLGELFGVRVDGLVAERLGLPGKPDPATLLHAAAELDTEPERTVVVEDAEAGVTAGRSGGFGLVIGIDRTGRPERLSRAGADIVVADAANIRVRGGFRRLSEIADALVCWPSIADTIEDEHVAVLLDFDGTISDIVPDPGAAVPIAGVRRTLARLAAQCPVAVISGRGLDDLRTRVGVDGIWYAGSHGFELLAPDGTRHTHDAGPESEPALVRAAAELARRLGRIPGILIEPKAFAVAVHHRRVAVDAITTVVSTVHDIAREQGLRVTAGRKVTELRPDVDWDKGRALQWVLNMVGHHTVPVYLGDDLTDEDAFDAVEVTGIPIVVRHNDSGDRRTAARFALDRPARAGEFLVRLADLLAGESDWAAARSWVLGYEGYDPVAERLREALCAVGNGYLVTRAAAPESRAGEHHYPGTYVAGIYNRLTDEIDGHSLENESLVNLPNWLPLTWRIGDGEWFDIDAAELLDYTQEFDFRRAVLERRWRYRDAAGRVTAVVQRRFASMRSPHLCALRTIITPDDWDGPVTVRSRIDGSVRNAGVDRYARLSGQHLTQPRARTPDAHTALVVMRTSQSQVTVAVGTRTTVAAGAGEVAGSSTENGSGQVGHLFEVRAEPGRDIVIDKVAAVYTGRDRAISAPDEAALRLLGESGGFDALLAGHAAVWDHLWRRFRIDLDASVDVVRALRLHVLQLAQTLSIHTADLDAGVPARGLHGEAYRGHVFWDELFVLPVVNLRMPELSRELLRYRFRRLPAARAAARALGCRGALFPWQSGSDGREESQRLHLNPRSGRWNPDPSARAHHAGLAVAYNVWHYYQATRDGVFLAEYGAELLIEIARFWADRASYEPADDRYHIRGVIGPDEFHSGYPQAPYDGIDDNAYTNVMAVWTIRRALDAVALLAPRVRAELLDRLAISAAEPEQWAEVADRMIVPFHDGIISQFAGYDRLAELDWDDYRRRYGDIGRLDRLLEAEGDDVNRYRVAKQADVLMLFYLLSADELGELLARLGYDFGGPAIPRTVDYYLARTSHGSSLSAVVDSWVLARANRDRAMEFFGRVLESDIADIQGGTTAEGIHLGAMAGSVDLAQRCFTGLEIRENRIIFEPAWPSELGPLIVAVVYHGHRLTVRVDAEFVDITSDADGADPITIECRGRTVRLAPGDTTRLPARAGTPATT is encoded by the coding sequence GTGCACCCGGGTGAACCGGCCGGGCCGGTGATCGACACGCGCCGCTACGACGCGGTGATCTTCGATATGGACGGCGTCGTCACCGATACGGCGGCGGTGCACGCCGCCGCCTGGACGGAGATCTTCGATCGGTTCCTCGGCTCCCGCGATCCGCTGCCGGGGGAGAACCTCACACCGTTCACCGCCGCCGACTACCAGGACTGTGTCGACGGTAAGCCGCGCTACGACGGCGTCGCCGATTTCCTTGCCGCACGCGGCATTTCGCTGCCGCGCGGGGACAGCTCGGATCCGCCGGGCACGGCGACGGTCTGTGGACTGGGCAATGCGAAGGACGAGATGTTCCGCGCACATCTCGCCGAGTCGGGCGTGCGCGTCTTCGACGGAACGGTCGCGCTCGTGCACCGGCTGCGCGCCGCGGGCGTGCGTACGGCGGTGTTCTCGGCCAGTCGCCACGCGGGGCAGGTGCTCGAGGCCGCGGGACTGGGGGAGTTGTTCGGTGTGCGGGTGGACGGCCTGGTGGCCGAGCGGCTCGGGCTGCCGGGCAAACCCGATCCCGCGACCCTGCTGCACGCCGCGGCCGAACTCGACACCGAGCCCGAACGCACGGTGGTGGTCGAGGACGCCGAAGCCGGTGTGACCGCCGGGCGCAGCGGTGGTTTCGGTCTGGTGATCGGTATCGACCGCACCGGACGGCCGGAGCGGTTGTCGCGCGCCGGGGCCGACATCGTCGTCGCCGACGCCGCGAACATCCGGGTGCGCGGCGGTTTCCGCCGGTTGTCGGAGATCGCCGACGCGCTGGTGTGCTGGCCGTCGATCGCCGACACGATCGAGGACGAGCACGTGGCGGTACTGCTGGATTTCGACGGCACGATCTCCGATATCGTGCCCGATCCCGGCGCCGCGGTTCCCATCGCGGGCGTGCGGCGCACGCTGGCCCGGCTCGCGGCGCAGTGCCCGGTCGCCGTGATCAGCGGCCGTGGCCTGGACGATCTGCGCACGCGGGTGGGGGTCGACGGGATCTGGTACGCCGGTAGTCACGGTTTCGAACTCCTCGCTCCCGACGGAACCCGCCACACCCACGACGCCGGGCCGGAGTCCGAGCCGGCACTGGTCCGGGCGGCCGCGGAACTGGCCCGGCGGCTCGGCCGCATCCCCGGAATCCTGATCGAGCCCAAGGCTTTCGCCGTCGCCGTCCATCACCGCCGGGTGGCCGTCGACGCGATCACGACGGTGGTGAGCACCGTGCACGACATCGCCCGCGAACAGGGGTTGCGGGTCACGGCCGGGCGCAAGGTCACCGAACTGCGCCCGGATGTGGACTGGGACAAGGGGCGGGCACTGCAGTGGGTGCTGAACATGGTCGGCCACCACACGGTGCCGGTGTATCTGGGCGATGATCTGACCGACGAGGACGCCTTCGACGCGGTCGAGGTCACCGGAATCCCGATCGTGGTGCGCCACAACGACAGCGGCGATCGGCGGACGGCGGCGCGCTTCGCTCTCGACCGCCCCGCCCGCGCCGGTGAATTCCTCGTCCGGCTGGCCGATCTGCTCGCCGGTGAAAGCGACTGGGCGGCAGCACGTTCCTGGGTACTCGGCTACGAGGGCTACGATCCGGTCGCCGAACGCCTGCGGGAGGCGCTGTGCGCGGTGGGCAACGGCTATCTCGTCACGCGCGCCGCGGCGCCGGAATCGCGTGCGGGCGAACATCATTACCCGGGCACCTATGTCGCCGGAATCTACAACCGGCTCACCGACGAGATCGACGGGCACAGCCTCGAGAACGAGAGCCTGGTGAATCTGCCGAACTGGCTGCCGCTGACCTGGCGCATCGGCGACGGGGAGTGGTTCGACATCGACGCTGCCGAATTACTCGACTACACCCAGGAATTCGACTTCCGGCGGGCGGTTCTGGAGCGGCGCTGGCGATACCGCGACGCCGCCGGTCGCGTCACCGCCGTCGTGCAGCGCCGTTTCGCCTCGATGCGATCTCCGCACCTGTGCGCGCTGCGCACGATCATCACGCCCGATGACTGGGACGGCCCGGTCACCGTCCGGTCGCGGATCGACGGCTCGGTGCGCAACGCGGGCGTCGACCGGTACGCCCGGCTGTCCGGGCAGCACCTGACGCAGCCGCGAGCGCGAACCCCGGACGCGCACACCGCCCTGGTGGTGATGCGTACCAGCCAGTCACAGGTGACCGTCGCGGTCGGGACCCGCACCACGGTCGCCGCCGGTGCGGGGGAGGTGGCGGGATCATCGACGGAGAACGGGAGCGGGCAGGTGGGGCACCTGTTCGAGGTGCGGGCCGAACCGGGCCGCGACATCGTGATCGACAAGGTGGCCGCGGTGTACACCGGACGTGATCGCGCGATCTCCGCACCGGACGAGGCCGCGCTGCGGCTGCTCGGCGAGTCCGGCGGATTCGACGCGTTGCTCGCCGGGCACGCCGCCGTCTGGGATCACCTGTGGCGGCGGTTCCGGATCGATCTGGACGCGAGCGTGGACGTGGTGCGCGCCCTGCGGCTGCATGTGCTGCAACTGGCCCAGACCCTGTCGATCCACACCGCCGACCTCGACGCCGGTGTGCCCGCGCGCGGACTGCACGGTGAGGCCTATCGCGGCCACGTCTTCTGGGACGAACTGTTCGTCCTGCCGGTGGTGAATCTGCGGATGCCGGAACTGTCACGGGAACTGCTGCGCTATCGGTTCCGGCGGCTTCCGGCCGCGCGGGCCGCGGCCCGCGCGCTCGGCTGCCGCGGGGCGCTGTTCCCGTGGCAGTCCGGCAGCGACGGGCGGGAGGAGAGCCAGCGGCTACATCTCAATCCCCGCTCGGGGCGCTGGAATCCGGATCCGAGCGCCCGCGCCCACCACGCCGGGCTGGCGGTCGCCTACAACGTGTGGCACTACTATCAGGCCACCCGCGACGGGGTCTTCCTGGCCGAGTACGGCGCCGAACTGCTCATCGAGATAGCCCGCTTCTGGGCGGACCGGGCGTCCTACGAACCGGCCGACGACCGCTACCACATCCGGGGCGTCATCGGGCCCGACGAATTCCACTCCGGATATCCGCAGGCGCCCTACGACGGCATCGACGACAACGCCTACACCAATGTGATGGCGGTCTGGACGATCCGGCGCGCCCTGGACGCGGTGGCGTTGCTCGCGCCGCGCGTGCGGGCCGAACTACTGGACCGCCTGGCGATTTCGGCCGCCGAGCCCGAGCAGTGGGCCGAGGTCGCCGACCGCATGATCGTTCCGTTCCACGACGGGATCATCAGCCAGTTCGCGGGATACGACCGCCTGGCCGAACTGGATTGGGACGACTACCGCCGCCGCTACGGCGATATCGGCCGCCTCGATCGGCTGCTCGAGGCCGAGGGGGACGACGTCAACCGGTACCGGGTCGCGAAACAGGCCGATGTGCTGATGCTGTTCTACCTGCTGTCCGCCGACGAACTCGGCGAGCTGCTCGCGCGACTGGGCTACGACTTCGGCGGTCCCGCCATTCCGCGCACGGTCGACTACTACCTCGCGCGCACCTCGCACGGATCGTCGCTGAGCGCCGTGGTGGACTCCTGGGTGCTCGCGCGGGCGAATCGTGATCGGGCGATGGAGTTCTTCGGCCGGGTCCTGGAATCCGATATCGCCGACATCCAGGGCGGGACCACCGCCGAGGGAATCCACCTGGGCGCCATGGCCGGTAGTGTCGATCTGGCCCAGCGGTGCTTCACCGGCCTCGAGATCCGGGAGAACCGCATCATCTTCGAGCCCGCCTGGCCGTCGGAACTGGGACCGCTGATCGTCGCCGTCGTCTACCACGGGCACCGCCTCACGGTGCGCGTCGACGCCGAGTTCGTCGACATCACCTCCGATGCCGACGGCGCCGACCCGATCACGATCGAATGCCGGGGACGGACGGTGCGGCTCGCCCCCGGGGACACGACCCGCCTGCCCGCGCGAGCCGGAACGCCCGCGACGACCTGA